In Fervidobacterium sp., a single window of DNA contains:
- a CDS encoding 1-acyl-sn-glycerol-3-phosphate acyltransferase: MKSVINFLRTIWFLVGAFLYIFVYGAVVLLIGFILGKRDGRKFVLRQIEIFGRIAFKLLGVKVYVCGKKPDINRNYIVACNHQSILDIPLVLGYVGPTPFIAKKELGKFPMINLYLKYLGSELIDRGNIRQTALVIREVMKKLNEGYHFVIFPEGTRSPDGEVYPFKPRSLEIAYKSKVPVLPISIWGNHLVIPKHKLTVSGNKVGIYINNLVYPESFPSEEEMRIHVENMIKEGVKKLKEVVSYEKSDC; this comes from the coding sequence ATGAAAAGTGTTATAAATTTCTTGCGTACTATTTGGTTCTTGGTAGGTGCTTTTTTGTACATATTTGTCTATGGTGCGGTTGTTTTATTAATTGGCTTTATTCTTGGAAAGAGGGATGGAAGGAAATTTGTTTTAAGACAAATTGAAATTTTTGGAAGGATTGCTTTTAAACTTTTGGGTGTAAAGGTTTACGTATGCGGAAAAAAGCCTGATATTAATAGAAATTATATTGTTGCTTGTAATCATCAGAGTATATTAGATATACCATTAGTGCTCGGTTATGTTGGTCCAACACCATTCATAGCCAAAAAAGAACTTGGAAAGTTTCCTATGATTAATCTTTACTTAAAATACCTTGGCAGTGAATTAATAGATAGAGGTAACATTCGTCAAACAGCTCTTGTAATAAGAGAAGTTATGAAAAAATTAAACGAAGGATACCACTTTGTGATCTTTCCAGAAGGTACAAGGTCACCAGATGGAGAAGTTTATCCGTTCAAGCCACGGAGCTTAGAGATTGCGTATAAGTCAAAAGTTCCTGTTCTTCCAATTTCTATATGGGGAAATCACTTAGTTATTCCAAAACACAAACTTACTGTTAGCGGGAATAAAGTAGGAATATACATAAATAATTTGGTGTATCCTGAGAGTTTTCCCAGCGAAGAGGAAATGAGGATACACGTAGAAAATATGATAAAAGAAGGTGTGAAAAAGTTGAAAGAGGTGGTAAGCTATGAAAAAAGCGATTGTTAA
- a CDS encoding bifunctional nuclease family protein, with product MKKAIVKALVLDKVSNTPVVLLGIENTKKILPIWIGACEASIMAIAIEKVPFDRPLTHDLIMNIVKELNLKFERFVIHSLKDNIFYAKIVLKDLALSEQDLSEGANPYIEIDARPSDCIILSLKTGVPIYVANDIIATEAINIDSLDSSEEEFKKFVENMDINEFRKFLDDDSNQIEE from the coding sequence ATGAAAAAAGCGATTGTTAAAGCGCTTGTACTGGATAAAGTATCAAATACACCAGTGGTTTTGCTTGGAATTGAAAATACGAAGAAAATATTACCAATTTGGATTGGTGCTTGCGAAGCAAGTATTATGGCAATCGCCATAGAAAAAGTCCCTTTTGATAGACCCTTAACACATGATCTAATAATGAATATAGTAAAAGAACTAAATCTTAAATTTGAACGCTTTGTCATACATTCGCTGAAAGATAACATATTTTACGCAAAAATAGTGTTAAAGGATTTGGCGCTGTCAGAACAAGACTTATCAGAAGGTGCCAATCCATACATAGAGATAGATGCCAGACCATCTGACTGCATAATATTGTCCTTAAAAACAGGTGTACCTATATATGTTGCTAACGACATTATAGCAACAGAAGCTATTAATATTGATAGTCTCGATTCAAGTGAAGAAGAGTTCAAAAAATTTGTTGAAAATATGGATATAAATGAGTTTAGAAAATTTCTTGATGATGACAGCAACCAAATTGAAGAATAA
- the pheT gene encoding phenylalanine--tRNA ligase subunit beta, with amino-acid sequence MKISLEWLNEYVNVSREEIHEKLPKLGFDIDNDGPVFSLSGPIVVGKIEKVEKHPHAERLVICYVNIGNEHRTILTADTSVECGKYVYVALEGSKLANGVEIQRREMKGITSEGMLCSLEEIGLAEKSEHVYMTDEHLPLGEDVIKLLKLNDWYFEIQVTPNRPDCLSYFGIARELAAGLKRVPRFPIAAVKSLGNDKIEVEIDTDGCYRYTARVIRDVKVEPSPLWLQKRLISSGIRPINNIVDITNYVMLETGHPVHAFDLNKVAGKIVVRDAQPGEKMLLLDGKTYEFSGGEVLITDGEKLLALGGIMGGEESGISQSTTDVLLEVAMFDPVRIRRTARKLGISSDSSYRFERGVDFDDAYFVIERLSELIQQLAGGAPSSEIVDAYKKKLEQKVIFVPKHLPKKVLGIEIRHIGEYIQPLGFEVEELKDGYNVYVPSFRYFDVSIPEDIMEEVGRIHGYDNLHSEPPRMLATERGRSEKQKTRYEIKQLMISMGFNEANTLSFTSSKVIEKLEIRGKGLNISNPIISDFDTMRPSIIYGLLESLSYNYKRQIKDVRLFEIGKVFNVVDNKPFEQEALALVATGRESVDDYTDKRTISFYTFKGVIDEIFLRFGIDVVYQKASINGLIPTRCAVIKFSNEEIGFLGMLEPELADKFYDVKDEIYIGEIYIEKIYDIAKFSKPYKNIPQFPYIRRDVSYLIPIGTEIAGILEIYKSNPLVEEVGVDDIYRQVGEGHYSVTIYAKFRHSERTLNDEEVDLALEEIKKKIKEKFDINPRF; translated from the coding sequence GTGAAGATTTCCTTAGAATGGTTAAACGAGTACGTTAATGTATCAAGAGAAGAGATTCACGAAAAATTACCAAAACTTGGTTTTGATATCGATAATGATGGTCCTGTTTTTTCCTTGTCTGGTCCTATAGTTGTTGGGAAAATCGAGAAAGTAGAAAAACATCCCCATGCTGAGAGGCTTGTTATATGTTACGTTAACATAGGTAACGAGCACAGAACAATTCTCACAGCCGACACTTCAGTTGAGTGTGGTAAGTATGTGTATGTTGCTCTCGAAGGTAGTAAACTAGCAAACGGCGTTGAAATACAAAGAAGGGAAATGAAAGGGATAACCTCAGAAGGTATGCTGTGTTCATTAGAAGAGATAGGTTTAGCTGAAAAAAGTGAGCATGTTTACATGACTGATGAACACCTACCACTCGGTGAAGACGTTATAAAGCTCCTGAAGCTAAACGATTGGTACTTCGAAATACAAGTAACACCTAATCGTCCGGATTGTCTTTCCTACTTTGGTATAGCTCGCGAATTAGCCGCTGGTTTGAAAAGGGTTCCCAGATTTCCTATTGCTGCAGTTAAATCGCTTGGGAATGACAAGATTGAGGTTGAAATAGATACGGATGGTTGTTACCGCTACACGGCTCGAGTTATCAGAGACGTGAAAGTTGAACCAAGTCCGTTGTGGTTACAAAAAAGATTAATATCCTCCGGGATTAGACCAATAAATAACATAGTTGACATAACGAATTATGTGATGCTTGAAACAGGACACCCTGTACACGCGTTTGACTTAAATAAAGTAGCAGGAAAAATTGTTGTCAGAGACGCACAACCTGGCGAGAAAATGTTGTTACTCGATGGTAAAACTTATGAATTTAGTGGTGGTGAGGTTCTGATAACCGACGGAGAAAAACTACTTGCACTTGGTGGAATTATGGGTGGTGAAGAATCTGGAATCTCACAATCTACAACTGATGTTTTGCTTGAAGTTGCGATGTTCGATCCAGTAAGAATAAGAAGAACGGCAAGAAAACTCGGTATTAGTTCAGATTCGTCATATAGATTTGAAAGAGGCGTGGACTTTGACGATGCATATTTTGTGATCGAGAGACTTTCTGAGCTAATTCAACAACTTGCTGGAGGTGCACCATCATCGGAGATTGTAGATGCTTACAAAAAAAAGCTTGAGCAAAAGGTAATATTCGTACCAAAACATCTCCCAAAAAAAGTACTTGGTATAGAGATAAGACATATAGGTGAGTACATACAACCTCTGGGTTTTGAAGTTGAAGAATTAAAAGATGGGTATAATGTTTACGTTCCATCATTCAGATATTTTGACGTTTCTATACCTGAAGACATAATGGAAGAGGTAGGAAGAATCCATGGTTATGATAATTTACACTCTGAGCCTCCTCGGATGCTTGCAACTGAAAGAGGTAGGAGTGAGAAACAAAAGACAAGATATGAGATAAAACAGTTAATGATAAGCATGGGTTTCAACGAAGCAAATACATTATCCTTTACATCTAGCAAGGTAATTGAGAAACTCGAAATAAGAGGCAAAGGGCTTAACATTAGCAATCCAATAATATCTGATTTTGACACAATGAGGCCAAGTATAATTTACGGTCTTCTTGAGTCACTTTCTTACAACTACAAAAGGCAGATTAAGGATGTTAGGTTATTCGAAATCGGAAAAGTCTTTAATGTAGTTGATAACAAACCCTTCGAACAAGAGGCTCTTGCCTTAGTTGCTACTGGCCGTGAATCAGTGGATGACTATACAGACAAAAGAACGATATCTTTCTATACTTTCAAGGGAGTGATTGATGAGATTTTCTTAAGATTTGGAATTGATGTTGTTTATCAAAAGGCTTCAATAAATGGCTTAATTCCAACCCGATGTGCTGTTATCAAATTTTCAAACGAAGAAATCGGTTTCTTAGGTATGTTAGAACCAGAGTTGGCTGATAAGTTTTACGATGTAAAAGATGAGATATACATTGGGGAAATATACATAGAAAAAATTTATGACATAGCAAAATTCTCGAAGCCATATAAAAACATTCCGCAATTTCCATACATACGAAGAGACGTGTCCTATTTGATACCAATCGGAACGGAAATAGCTGGGATACTTGAGATTTACAAGTCAAATCCACTCGTGGAAGAAGTTGGGGTAGATGACATTTACAGGCAAGTGGGAGAAGGACATTACAGTGTTACAATATACGCCAAATTCAGACATTCAGAACGAACTTTAAATGATGAAGAAGTTGACTTGGCGCTTGAAGAAATTAAAAAGAAGATAAAAGAAAAATTCGATATCAATCCAAGATTCTAA
- a CDS encoding DMT family transporter, which translates to MNKKFVAVFWLLILTFLWGLTFPIQKLVLTENISPFLYNAIRFWIAAFLSAAIFRKSDWKRAIILGVVMAIAYATQTWGLTITTSTKSGFITSLYIVIVPFFSFLIEKEKIKLVQIVGFAGATFGMYLLTNGGITGFNFGDFLTIICGIMYALHVVLITHFSKETEEFALLTPQFLTVAILNTGFNIFYESSGSAWRFSLSALGVATFTAISATIIAIVIQAKYQRVVGSNVSALIFVGEPIFAMILSAIILHERINLVQGIGIIIMMISIILGVIQTGTSNSKQQTK; encoded by the coding sequence TTGAATAAAAAATTCGTTGCTGTATTTTGGCTTCTGATTCTGACATTTCTGTGGGGGCTTACTTTTCCGATACAGAAATTGGTTTTGACAGAAAATATATCTCCATTTTTATACAACGCGATCCGATTTTGGATCGCAGCTTTTTTATCTGCAGCTATTTTCAGAAAATCTGACTGGAAGAGAGCGATCATACTTGGAGTTGTAATGGCTATAGCATACGCAACACAAACTTGGGGATTGACTATTACAACATCCACAAAAAGCGGATTTATCACCTCCCTTTATATAGTTATAGTTCCGTTCTTCTCGTTCTTGATCGAAAAAGAAAAAATTAAACTCGTTCAAATAGTTGGATTTGCTGGTGCAACTTTTGGAATGTATTTACTGACTAATGGTGGTATCACAGGTTTTAATTTCGGGGATTTCTTGACAATCATATGTGGTATAATGTACGCACTTCATGTGGTTTTAATAACACATTTTTCTAAAGAAACAGAAGAGTTTGCCCTTTTAACTCCGCAGTTTTTGACGGTAGCAATTTTAAACACTGGATTTAATATTTTCTATGAAAGCTCTGGTAGTGCATGGAGATTCTCATTATCGGCACTTGGTGTGGCAACATTTACTGCTATCAGCGCGACAATCATAGCGATTGTCATTCAGGCAAAATATCAAAGAGTTGTTGGAAGCAACGTATCAGCACTTATATTTGTTGGCGAACCAATATTTGCAATGATACTATCGGCTATTATATTGCACGAGAGGATAAACCTTGTTCAGGGTATCGGAATTATAATTATGATGATTTCAATCATATTGGGAGTGATTCAGACTGGTACGAGCAATTCAAAGCAGCAAACAAAGTGA